The following is a genomic window from Hymenobacter sp. APR13.
TCCAGATTCGACGACGTGATGGCCAGAAACCGCAGCCGGTCGAACAGCGGCCGGCCGGCGTCCTTGGCCTGGTCGAGCACGCGATAGTTGAAGCGCAGCCAGCTCAGGTCGCGGCTGATGTATTTGCTTTTGCGGATAAGGTCGGCAGACTTGAAGAGTTTCATAACGAAGGAAGGGCATCCAGAAGGCAGTACGGCAAGATACACGCTGGTACCGGACCTTCTGTTGCGCTTTTAATAAATGTAGCTGCTTCTACGGGGTTTGTTGGTTGGCAGGCATCAATAAAAAAGCCCGCTCACGGAGCGGGCTTTTTTTAGTATCAGCGCGTTACACGTCCAGCTTGGCGTACTTGGCGTTTTTCTCGATGAAGTCGCGGCGGGGGGCCACTTCGTCGCCCATCAGCATGGAGAAGAGGTGGTCGGCTTCCACGCCCGAGTCCACGTCTACACGCTTCAGGGAGCGGGTGTCGGGCTGCATGGTGGTGGTCCAGAGCTGCTCGGCGTTCATTTCGCCGAGGCCTTTGTAGCGCTGCACGTTCACCGTTTCGGGCTTGCCGCGGCCCATTTCTTCCTGGGCAGCCATGCGCTCCTCTTCGGTCCAGCAGTAGCGCTCTTCCTTGCCGCGCTTCACCAGATACAGCGGCGGCAGCGCGATGTAGATGTAGCCTTTCTCGATCAGCTCCGGCATGTAGCGGAAGAAGAACGTCAGGATCAGGGTCCGGATGTGCGAGCCGTCGATGTCAGCATCGGTCATGATGATGACCTTGTGGTAGCGCAGCTTGTCGAGGTTCAGCGAGCGGCTGGTGCTGCCGTCGTCTTCGTCGGTCTTCTTTTCGAAGCTCACGCCGAGGGCCGTAATCATGTTCCGGATTTCCTCGTTTTCGTAGATGCGGTGCTCCTGGGCCTTCTCTACGTTCAGGATCTTACCCCGCAGCGGCAGAATGGCCTGGAAGGCGCGGTTGCGGCCCTGCTTGGCGGTGCCGCCAGCCGAGTCACCTTCCACCAGGTACAGCTCGCAGATGGCGGGGTCTGACTCCGAGCAGTCGGCGAGCTTGCCGGGCAGCGAGTTGGAGCCCAGCACGGTTTTGCGCTGCACCATTTCGCGGGCCTTCTTGGCGGCTACGCGGGCTTTGGCAGCCAGAATCACCTTCTCGACGATGACGCGGGCTTCCTTGGGGTTTTCCTCCAGATACTGATTGAGGATTTCGCCTACTACCTGGTTCACGGCGCCGCTCACTTCGGAGTTGCCCAGCTTGCCTTTGGTCTGGCCCTCAAACTTGGGCTCGGCCACCTTCACCGAAATAACGGCGGTGAGGCCTTCGCGGAAGTCGTCGCCCTGAATTTCAATTTTGGCCTTGGCCACCTCGCCCGATTTCTCGGCGTAGGCTTTCAGCACCCGCGTAATGGCCGAGCGGAAGCCTGCCACGTGCGTGCCGCCCTCGTGGGTGTTGATGTTGTTGACGTAGGAGAAGATGTGCTCCTGGTACGAGTCGTTGTACTGGAACGCCACTTCCACCGGAATGCCGCGCTCCGTAGCCACGTACACGGGCTTGGTCATGAGCACTGTGCGGCTGCTGTCGAGGTACTGCACGTACTCGGCCACACCGCCTTCCGAGTAGAACTCGGTGCGCAGCGGCTGGCCTTCGGCATCGGCGGCCTGCTCGCGCAGGTCAGTGAGGATGATGCGGATGCCGCGGTTGAGGTAGGCCAGCTCGCGCAGGCGGGTGGCAATCCGCTCGTAGGAGTACTCCAGCGTTTCGTCGAAGATGGTGCCATCAGGTTGGAACCACACGTAGGTGCCGCGGCCGTCAGCAGGCCCGATTTCGCGCACGTCGTACTGGGGCACGCCAATGGTGTATTCCTGCTCGTACATGCGGCCTTCGCGCTGCACCTTCACGTGGGTGTGGGTGCTGAGGGCATTCACGCAGGACACGCCCACGCCGTGCAGGCCGCCGGAGGTCTTGTAGCTGTTCTTGTCGAACTTGCCGCCGGCGTGCAGCACGGTCAGGGCAATTTCGAGGGCTGATTTGCCGAACTTCTGGTTGATGCCGACGGGAATCCCGCGGCCGTTGTCTTGTACAGAAATGGAGTTGCCGGGGTGAATGCTCACCTCGATTCGGTCGCACTGGCCGGCCAGGGCTTCGTCAATGGAGTTATCCACTACCTCCCACACCAGGTGGTGAAGGCCTTTCGCGCCAGTGTCGCCGATGTACATGGAAGGACGCTTGCGTACCGCTTCGAGCCCTTCGAGTACCTGAATGCTATCCGCGGAGTAGTCCGAGGCACCGATTATCTCTTGTGTTTCGCTCATGTTTCGGGCGTAAGTTCAGCTAGGATGCTATCCTACAAAAGTACCGAAAATATCCCGTTTTTGCTAGCGCCAGCCCCGAATAAGCCCGCCTAACAGTGGCAAGAAAGGCCGCCGGAGCATAGGCAAAAAAAGGCCTGCTCCGGGCAGGGAACAGGCCTTCGAATAATCCGATATTCCTGACGCTTCGGCCGCTTAGCGCACCACCAGCTTCTGGCGCACGAGCCCTTCGGGGGTGCTCAACTCCAGCACATACACGCCCACCGGCTGCTGGCTCAGGTCCAGCGAAAGCGGGGCCAGCGCGGGCGAGGTCCAGGTTTCGGTCCGCACGGTGCGGCCCAGGCCATCGAGCACGCGCGCCGGGGTGGCGGCTTTCAGGCCACTGGCCCGCACCACAAAGCGGCCATCGGGCGCTGGGTTGGGGAAGGCACTGATGCCCAGGCGCGAAGCCAGGGCGGCATTGGTTGCCAGCGTAATACCGGTGTACTTGTTCATGCCGTTGCCGCCCGCTACCTCGCCATCGGCATCCACCAGCAGGCCTGCCGACCAGCCCACGCTGGGGCTGACGAAGTCCACCAACGCGTGGTTGATGGTCGATTCGAGGGTTACCCAGGTCTGGCCGTCGTCGGTGGAATACGACGAGCCGGGACCGTAGGCGCCAAACCCCGTCGACACGTAGGTGCGGGTGCCGGGCACATTGTCGAGGCCGATGCGGCGCACAGAACCGGTGGGGTTGAGGGCCGCCCAGGTGGCCCCACCGTCGGTGGTGCGCACGTAGCTGCCGTCTTCATCCAGGGCCAAGCCGTTAAGGGCGTCGCGGAAGGCCATGTTTGCTGGGTACGTCAGCCCGGTGGAGGATACAGCCCAGGTCAGGCCTCGGTCGGTGGAGCGCAGCATTCGGCCCTCGTCGGTGGCCACCCAGATGCTGTTGCCGGCTTGGGCCACCACCGGCACGCCGGTCACCAGGTCTTCCAGCCCCTGAGGCTGGGGCGCGTTGGCGGCCGGAATGGCCGTCCAGGTTTCGCCGGCATTGCTGGTAGTGTAGATTTCAAAGCGCCCATTGTTAGGGTTGCCCAGAGCCACGCCGTTCACCGCATCGAAAAAGCGTACCACGGTCGGGAAGCTGTTGTTGCCGGCAAACTGGTTGGCCGTGGTCTGGGTGACCCAGCTGGCCCCGCCGTCGGTGGTGCGCAGGATGCGGCCGGGCCCTACGAAATCGGCGGCCACCGTCACCCAGGCAGTGGTGGCGTTCCGGGCGTAGATACTGGTCACGAGGTCGTTGGGCGTTAGGCCCGGAATGGCTAGCGTGGTCCAGGTAGTGCCGCCATTGGTGGTGCGGCTGAACAGCTGGGTGAAGAAATCCTCACTGCCCACCACGGTGGTCCAGGCCACGTTGGCATCTACGGCAGAGATGAGCAGGTTGAACTGGTCAGGCGTAGGGTTGTTCACGGGCTGGTTGACCCATTGGGCCTGAACTTGGGCCGAACCAAACGCCAGCAGAAAGCCCAGCATGCATAATTGTTTGCGCATAGTAGATGGAAAAGATGGAAGTTGACAGGTAGAGTACACGAAGCCAAAAACGGTTGGCTGACGGTGGCCAAATAGTAAAAAAAGCCCCCATTCTTTTCGAACGGAGGCTTTTTCGCCAGTCGGCGTATGGAGCAGCAGCCTATTTCACCACTAGCTTCTGGTGGGCGGTGCCGGCAGCCGAACTAATTTCGAGCGTGTACACTCCGGCCTGATACTGGCTCAGGTCGAGCGTGACAGGAGCGGTGCCGTTGCCCGTCAACGGACGGCGAGCTACCTCCCGGCCCAGCGCGTCGGATACGCGCAGCATCGCGCCGGTGCGGGGTTCCTTGGCGCGTACTTCAAAGCGGCCATCGGCGCTTGGGTTAGGATACACGCTATAGCCGAGCTGTTCGGTAGTGGCCTGCTTGGCACCCAGCACGGAACTGGTGAAACGGCGCATTCCCTGGCCAGCCCCAGTCATGATGTTCAGGCCGCCCGTCCAGCCCGCGGTTGGGCTGACAAAGTCTACGTACAGGTTATTGTTGGTGCTTTCTATTGTCACCCAGCTCTGGCCGTTGTCGCGGGTGTAGGCCGTGCCCTTGATGCCGTCGCCCAGATCGAGGCCGGTGCTCACGTACTGGTTGGTACCGGGCACGTTGTCGAGGCCGAAACCGGGCATGGTGCCAGTGTAGTTTACCCGGGCCCAGGTGAGCCCGCCGTCGGTGGTGCGAGACAGTTGCCGCTCGCCGGTGTCCTCATCCAGGAATATAGCCAGGCCGTTCTGAGCATCCCGGAACGCGATATTCCGCACGGCATCCAATCCACTGGGAACCGGCGCCGTCCAGGTCAGCCCCTTGTCTGTGCTGCGCAGGATGCGTCCCTGGAAAGTGCCGCACCAGATGGTGTTGCCCACCATGGCATAGGCGTCGTCGTACGTGTCTTCGCGGGAGTCAGAAACTGGTGGAGTTGCCACGGCTGTCCAGGTAGCCCCGCCATTAGATGTGGTGTACATCTCAAAAGGGCCGCCATCCGTGGTCGGGTCCCCTATCACTACGCCATCGTTGGCATTGAAGAAGTGGATAATGGATGGGTAGCTGTTGATGCTGCCAAACTGCGCCGCCGTGGTCTGGCGCACCCAGGTCTGGCCGCCGTCGGTGGTTTTCATTACCCGGCCATCGGCCCGGTTGCCAACAACCGTCACCCACGCAGTGGTATTGCTAATAGCAGCCAGCGACGACACGAATTCTGAGGTATTATCCACGCCCGTCACCGTCGAGGTCGACCAGGAAACCCCACCGTTGGTGCTTACCGCCACGAGGTTGGAGTCTTCGTCTGTGAAATCATAGCCAATCGTCCAGACTACGGTAGGGCTGACGGCCTCAATCAGGGCCGGCGAGGCGGCCGGATTGGCAAAGCTGATCGGCTGGGTTGCCCACTGGGCCTGCGCGGTGGCACCCATGGCAAGAAATGCGGATACGAATAGTAGTGGTTTGTACATGAGGAAAGGATGAATGGAAGGAAAGATGGATGTTTTAGAGAAGTTGACAGTAAGAGCACCAGCAAATAAAAATGTTTGGCTGACAACGGCCAAATAGCAAAAAAGCCCCCATTCGGGAGGAATGGGGGCTTCAGAATGCATATACTACTGATGGCTACTATTCAACCACCAGCTTCTGCTGAGCTACCCCAGCGTCGGTGCGCAGCTCCAGCGTGTAGATACCGGCCTTTTCGCTGCTCAGGTCTACGGTGGTAGACTTGGCTGCTACAGCCGTGGCGTTCAGCGTCTGGGCAGCTACCTGGCGGCCTACTACGTCGAACACACGCACCGTGGCACCCGTTTTCAGGCCCGAAGCCAGTTGCACCGTGAATACACCGGTTGTGCTGGGGTTAGGGTAAACAGCCAGAGCTTTCTGTAGCTCAGCATTGCGGTTGGACAGGATGTTGGTGCCCGTGTACTTGCCGATGCCACCGCCGCCGGCAGGGGCCGAGAACCCACCGGCCCAGCCTACTGTGCCTGAAGCAAAGCTAACCGACAAATACTGCGCCCGGTTGTCGATAGTAGTCCAGGTGGCACCATTGTCGCGGCTGATGGAAGTTCCGATATCGGCGGCCGAAGGCGTGGCCACGCGAGCATCAAGACCAACCGCTACGTACGTGTTGCTGCCGGGAATGGCTTTCACATCCGAATCACGGAAGGGCGTGCTGTAGGTCTGGGTCGTCCAGGACGTACCACCGTTGGTGGTCACGCTCAGGTTCTCATTATTCCAGATCAGGCCGTTGTTGGCGGTGGCAAAAGTTACGCCCGATACGCGGTTGGAAATGTTGCTATTTACCGAAGTCCAGTTCAAGCCGCGGTCAGTGGACTTGAAAACACGCGAGGGCGACGTGATGGAGGTCGGGTCGTAGAGCGACGTAAACCAGATAGTGTTGCCCACCACGGTGTACTGGTTCACTACGCCGTATTCGCTGGTGTTGCTGGCCAAGCCGTTGGCGCGGGGCGTGCGCACCCAGGTGGTACCACCGTTGGTGGTGGTATAGATTTCAAAAAACTTAATGCTCGAGGTACCCTGGCGGTTGGGGTCGCCCATGCATACACCGTTGTTGGCATCGAAGAAATACACGAAGTTACCGAAGCCATCCGGAGCAGCGAACTGGCCGGCGGCAGGGTTGGTCTGGGCAACCCAAGTGGCTCCCCCATCAGATGTTTTGGCAATCAGGCCACCGCCGTTCGTCCCATCGAACATAGCAGCCCAGGCAGTGGTGCTGTTCACGGCGTAGAGGTTACCGGCGGTGTAGCCGGTGAAACCCGCCGGGGCAATCAGACCACCCTGCCAGGCAGTGCCGCCGTTGGTGGTGCGCAAATAGGTGTTGGCATCAATGCTGGTACCCGCCGGATTGAGCGTACCGGCCAGCCCCCAGGCGGTGTTGGCATCAATAGCCTGAATCCCGACAATACGGAAATCGGCTGGCAGGTTGGAGTTCTGTGCAGTGAATGAAGTGATAGCCGGAGTACCTTGGCTGTAGCCTTGTAGGCCGAGCCCTAAAAGGAAAGTAATACCGAGTAGAGTTTTTTTCATGATGCAAATGGTGATGAAGGGTGAGAAACAGGCAAAAAACTGAAATTTTCGCAGTTCAATGTATGGGTTTCCAACAAAAAAGCCAAATCAAGCCCGACTTGCTGCTATGCAGGAGCCACTGGCAGATACCTTGCACAACAGCTCAGTGAGCGAGAGCAGTAAGTAGCTGAGCGCACCGTAACCTGTGGTGTGAGCTTTTGCCCCGCGCCCCTCGGTAGTTAGACCTAAGTAGCAATCAATCAGATGCCAGTTTAGCAATCATCTGATTTATAGAAATTTGAAGATTATCTAACTATTCAATAACTCTATCCTAATTACTTCAACAGATTCATACCATGCATAAAGTTGTCACGCTTTGTTGCTTTAACAACTGGACGTGGTTCTTCTAGCATCCCACAATCAGGGTGGATTTCATAGGTGCAGGCGAGTGGCAGGAAATAAATGTCGAATAAAAAAGCCACCCAGCAATCAAGCTAAGTGGCTCATTTTTAACGTGGCCCCGATTGGATTCGAACCAATGACCGGCTGCTTAGAAGGCAGCTGCTCTATCCAGCTGAGCTACGGGGTCAAAAACAAATAGCCGCCCGCCCCAGAGGTGGGCTGACGGCTATTCGATGGTCGGGGTGGCAGGATTCGAACCTGCGGCCTCCTGCTCCCAAAGCAGGCGCGATACCGGGCTACGCTACACCCCGAAAAAAGAATGAGGAACTGAGAGTCTGAGTTACTACGCTCAGGAGCAATTGGCATTGCCGATTCTCAATTCCTCATCTTAAAGAATTGTGGAGAGGGGGGGATTCGAACCCCCGGTAACCTTTAGAGCTACGGCAGTTTAGCAAACTACTGGTTTAAGCCACTCACCCACCTCTCCGTTGGTGGTCCCTTCCGGCTGAAGAGTGTGCAAATATACTAGGAGAACCGATAAACACCCCTTTTTCAAAAAAAATATCTTGAACTTGGCTGTACCCTGGGCTGCTGCACGGGCTGCGCCAGCACCTATCTTTGCCTCGCCGCTCCCTACTTCCCGCGCTGCTTTTCACATGATTTTCATTTTGTTGCCTGCTCTTTCGCCATGCTGAACTGGGCCTATTCCGTGTCGTGGAAAGAGGTGGCGGCACTCAGCATTTTTTTTGCGCTCTACCTCGGATTTTTTTTCCGGACCCGCCGTTTGGCGGCTCCGCTCAACCAAAAAGGCTGGCGGCTGGGCTGGAAACTGACGCTGCGGTTCCTGTATATGGGGTTGCTGGGCATGGCTCTGCTGGGCCCGGCATATGGCCTCACCCGGCAGCCGGTGCGCACCACCGGCAAAGACGTGTGGCTGCTGGTGGACCTGTCGCGCTCCATGGATGCCCCGGATATTGCGCCCACCCGCCTGCAAAAGGCCAAGGCCGAGTTGGCTCAGCTGGCCTCCCGCTTTCAGGCCGACCGGATTGGACTGATTGTATTTGCGGCGGAAGCCTACGTGCAATGCCCCCTCACCTATGACCAAAGCGCCCTGCAGCTGTTTTTGAGCACGCTGCAAACCAACCTGGTGCCAGCGGGCACCACCGACCTGACGCCGCCGCTGGAGCTGGTGCTGGCACGCCTCAACAAGCTGCCGGCCACGTCGCCGCGCGCGACGGCGCTGGTGCTGGTCAGCGACGGGGAGGATTTTGGGGAAAACCTGGAGCCAACGCTGCGGCTGCTGGCGCGCTCGGGTGCCCGCCTGTTTGCGCTGGGCGTAGGCACGCTGGATGGCTCCCGCCTGCCACGCGAAAAAGGCGGCTTCGTGCGCGACGCCCGCGGCCGCGACGCGGTGAGCCGCCTCTCTCCTACTCCATTGCAGCGGCTGGCCGAACAAACCGGGGGCCGGTATTTCGAGCTGTCTGACCGCCGCGACGAGTTTCCGTTGCTGGTAAATGCACTCAACCGGCTGGAAGGCCAGACCGAGCAGGTGCGCACCGTATCCGTGGCCGACAACCGCTACCGGTATCCGCTGGCGCTGGCACTAGCGCTGATGGCGCTGGACATATTGCTCACGGTTCGCGTAATCAAGCTATGAAGCACGCAGGTATTATGTTGCTGACGCTGCTGGGGGGCCTGGGTGGGTTGCGCACTATCCACGACCGGAACGAGGCGGTGCAGCAGGCCCAGGCAGCCTACCGCCGCGCAGATTTTGTGCGGGCTACGCAACTATATAATAAGGCGGTGCAGGAGCTCGGCGCTACGGATGAGGCCATCCTGCTCAACCTGGGCCATGCCAGCACCCGGGCCGGCCAGACTGCCCTGGCCCGCAACGCCTACGGCCGGCTGTTGACCAGTCGCTCGGCGGTGGTGCGCAGCACTGCCCAGCAGCAGCTGGCCGTGCTGGCCACCCGCAAAGGCGACTACGCCCAGGCGCTGGGGCTGCTTCGGCAGGCGCTGCAAACCAATCCGGCCAATGCGCTGGCCCGCTACAACTACGAGGTAGTGAGCGAATACCTCACGCGGCGCCAGCAGGACCCGACCATTCCGCTCCCCACTCCGGCTGAGGCTCCGCCCGGCACCGATGGCCAGCCGGATAAGTCGGCGGGGCCGAGCCCGGCGCCGCAGTCCCGTGCCGGCCAGGACCGGCCGGGCCAGCTCGACGACCCCAACAGCCCGCAGGACAAGCAAAACCCGGCGCAGCCCCAGGCCAACCCAAACGGCCAGCGCGACCCCAACCAGCCAAGCAACCAACTCGGCAACAGCGCCAGCGGCAACTTTCAGCCGGGCCAGGGTGAGCAGCGCCGCGTGGCCCAGGGCAGCCAGCCCGGCAACACCCGCGGCTTCAGCAACTCGCCCGATGGCCCGGAGGGCCGCGGCGGCACCAGCAGCCAGCCCGGCACCGAAACCGCCGCCCCCGATGAGGCTCAGCTGCAAACCCAGCGGGCCCGCCTGCAGCAAATGAACCTGAGCAGCGGCCAGGCCCGGCAGATTCTGGAGGCCCTCAGCGCGGCCGAGCAGCAATACCTGCAGCAGCTGCCCCGCCCGGCTACCGCCAAGCCCGACCCCAACAAACCCGCCTGGTAAGGCAGCGGCAGCAAGCGTCCGAAACCGGGCTGCCAGCCGCCTACAGCCCATTCCCCAATCACTCGTACCTTTACCCACAGATTCCAACCACTTCCCCACCCCCTGTTTTATGCAAATCAAAGAAGTAGTAATTGTATCGGCCGTTCGCACGCCCATCGGCTCGTTTGGCGGCAGCCTAGCCTCGCTGTCGGCTACGGAGCTGGGTGCCATTGCCCTGAAGGGCGCGCTGGAAAAGGCCGGCGTTGATGCCTCCGAAGTTCAGCAGGTGATAATGGGCAACGTAATTTCGGCCAACCTGGGCCAAGCGCCTGCCCGCCAGGCCGCCAAGAAAGCCGGCCTGCCCGATACGGTGGAGTGCACCACGGTAAATAAAGTGTGTGCTTCAGGCTCGAAAGCCATTATGTACGCCGCGCAGGCCATCATGCTGGGCCAAGCCGATGTGGTGCTGGCGGGCGGCATGGAAAGCATGTCGAACGTACCGTATTACCTCGATAAAGCCCGTTTCGGCGCCAAGTACGGTCACGGCCAGATGATTGACGGCCTGATGAAGGACGGCCTCTGGGACCCGTACCACGACTTCGCCATGGGCGTAGCCGCCGACCGCACCGCCACCCACTATGGCATCACGCGCGAAGACCAGGACGCCTTTGCCCAGCAGAGCTACGAGCGGAGCGCCGCCGCCGCCCAGGCTGGCAAGAAGAAAGATGAAATCGTGCCCGTGACCATCACGGTGCGCGGCAAGGAAACCGTTATCAGCGACGACGAGGAGTACACCAAGGCTGATTTCAGCAAGTTCGCGGCCCTCAAGCCCGCGTTCGGCAAGGAAGGCTCCGTGACGGCCGCCAACGCCTCTACCCTCAACGACGGTGCTGCTGCCGTGCTACTGATGAGCCGCGAGAAAGCCGAGGCCCTGGGCGTGAAGCCGCTGGCCATCGTGCGCGGCTTTGCCGATGCCGAGCAGGCTCCGGAGTGGTTCACGACCACCCCGTCGCTGGCTATTCCGAAGGCGCTGAAGCACGCCGGTCTGGAGGCTTCGGAAGTGGATTTCTACGAAATCAACGAGGCTTTCTCGGTGGTGTCGCTGGCCAACAACAAGCTGCTGAACCTGGAAGGCAAAAACGTGAACGTGTACGGCGGTGCTGTAAGCCTGGGCCACCCGCTCGGCGCCTCCGGTGCCCGCATCGTGACGACGCTGCTGAACGTGCTGCAGAACGAAGGCGGCAAAATCGGCGTGACCGGCATCTGCAACGGTGGCGGCGGAGCCAGCAGCATCGTGCTGGAGAAGCTCTAATCACGGATTTAACCGGATTATTCGGATTTCACGGATTTTGTAGTCGATTTCTGAAATTAGATAAAGCCCTGCCGCAACGTTGCGGCAGGGCTTTTGTTTGCTGATCCATCTGGGGCCGGGGCTGCCTGCCTTCTTGCCTGCCTGCCACAAGGATCTGGCAGTTCGCAAGGTGCTTACCCTGCTACAAGCGCTGGCAGTGGCCGCGGCCTTGCCATGCGCTTCGGCGGAGCTGGCAAAGCCGGCGGTGCTACCTTTGATTTATCTGCTTTGCACCAGTAGCGGGCGCAACAGCGTTGTAGCTCACAGCCGCGAATCGTCCACAAAATCCGTGAAATCCGCTGAAATCCGTGCTAATCCGTGATCCTATGAAACGAACTGCCTTTGCCCTGCTCCTGCTCACGGCCGCTACCTCGGCCCAAGCCCAGAAGATGCGACGCTTCACCACCTACTTCGACTCGACCAACACCCGCAAGCGTGAAATCTACTCGGCCGTGGTGGCCAGCGATACGGTGATGGAAGGGCCTTACAAGCGCTTTTACCGCTCCGGCAAGCTGGAGGCCCAGACCCGCTACGCCGGCGGCAAGCGCGACTCCAGCTACGTAGAGTTTCACCCCAACGGCCAGCGCCGGCTGGAGGTAACGTACCAACAGGGCGTGCGCCAGGGGCCGTTTAAGACCTACTACGAAACCGGCAAGCCCGCCCAGGAAGGCTCCTACGACAACGACCAGCCCACCGGCACGCTGCGCTACTACCACCCCAACGGCGAGGTAAAGCTGGAAACCACGCTGGCCGCCGGCCAGCCCGCCGGGGCCGTGCGCGAGCTGTACCCTTCGGGCAAGCCCAAGGTGGAAATCACCTACCAGAATGGGCAGGCCAACGGCCCGGTGAAAACCTACTACCCCAACGGCCAGCTCCAGAGCGAAGCCACATACAGCCGCGGCCTGCTGGCCGGTCCCTACAAAACCTACTACGACAACGGCCAGACCGAAACCGAAGTGCTGGCCGATAAGTCGGGCAAGGGCAGCTACCGCAGCTACTACCGCTCCGGCAAGCTCCAGACCGAGGGCAGCTACGTGGCCAGCACCTTCGCGGGCCGCGCCGTGAAAAACCCGCTCGGCGACGACCTGACCAAGCAGGCCCGCAGCCTGGCCGGCGGCACCTCCAACCTCGAAGGCCCGGCCAAAGCCTACTACGAAAGCGGCGCCCTCAAAAGCAAGATGACCTACCGCCAGGGCGTGCTGACGGGCACGCAGGAAGATTTCTACGAGTCGGGCAAGCCGGAGCAGAAGATTGAGCACGCCAACCAGGGCCGCGACCGGAAAGTGACGGCCTATTTCGAGGACGGCACCGTGAAGGCCGAGCAGCAGTTCAAGGCCGGGCAGCCGGCCGGGCAGTGGCGCACCTTCCACCCCGGCGGCAAGCAGCCCGCCACCCAGGAAACGTATGTGAATGGGCGCCTGGCCGGCGAGAAGCTGAGCTACTCGCCCACCGGCACCGTCCTCAGCAAGCTGGTTTATGAGAACGGCAAGCCCACCGGCCTCGGCCAGGAGTTTTATGAGTCGGGCAAGCTGAAGGCGGAAACCACTTACGTGAAGGGCCTCAAGACGGGCACTTTCCGCCAGCTGCGCGAAGACGGCACCCCGGAAACCACCGGCTTCTACCGCAACGGCAAGCAGTCGGGCGTCTGGACCACCTTCGGCCCCGACGGCAAGACCGTGCAGGAAAAGGCCACTTACCGCAACGGGCAGGTAGTAGCTGATGGCCCGCCGGTCCCCACACCAAAAGTCCCAGCCACAAAGGGCCCGGTGAAGAAAAAATAGCCTTAACCGCCCCCGCCAGTAACCGCACGCGGCGCTGGCCGGAGCAGCTTACCGATAGGTAGCGCTGCTCCGGCCGGCGCCGCGTGACGCTTTGGAGCGGGTCGATTGCCGGCTACAGCCAGATGGTAAACGCCGTGCGGCCGTTGGGCTGGGGTTCGAGGCTGAAGCGGCAGTGGTGCTGCAGCAGAATGTCGCGGGTGAGGGTAAGGCCGAT
Proteins encoded in this region:
- the gyrB gene encoding DNA topoisomerase (ATP-hydrolyzing) subunit B, encoding MSETQEIIGASDYSADSIQVLEGLEAVRKRPSMYIGDTGAKGLHHLVWEVVDNSIDEALAGQCDRIEVSIHPGNSISVQDNGRGIPVGINQKFGKSALEIALTVLHAGGKFDKNSYKTSGGLHGVGVSCVNALSTHTHVKVQREGRMYEQEYTIGVPQYDVREIGPADGRGTYVWFQPDGTIFDETLEYSYERIATRLRELAYLNRGIRIILTDLREQAADAEGQPLRTEFYSEGGVAEYVQYLDSSRTVLMTKPVYVATERGIPVEVAFQYNDSYQEHIFSYVNNINTHEGGTHVAGFRSAITRVLKAYAEKSGEVAKAKIEIQGDDFREGLTAVISVKVAEPKFEGQTKGKLGNSEVSGAVNQVVGEILNQYLEENPKEARVIVEKVILAAKARVAAKKAREMVQRKTVLGSNSLPGKLADCSESDPAICELYLVEGDSAGGTAKQGRNRAFQAILPLRGKILNVEKAQEHRIYENEEIRNMITALGVSFEKKTDEDDGSTSRSLNLDKLRYHKVIIMTDADIDGSHIRTLILTFFFRYMPELIEKGYIYIALPPLYLVKRGKEERYCWTEEERMAAQEEMGRGKPETVNVQRYKGLGEMNAEQLWTTTMQPDTRSLKRVDVDSGVEADHLFSMLMGDEVAPRRDFIEKNAKYAKLDV
- a CDS encoding T9SS type A sorting domain-containing protein, with the translated sequence MRKQLCMLGFLLAFGSAQVQAQWVNQPVNNPTPDQFNLLISAVDANVAWTTVVGSEDFFTQLFSRTTNGGTTWTTLAIPGLTPNDLVTSIYARNATTAWVTVAADFVGPGRILRTTDGGASWVTQTTANQFAGNNSFPTVVRFFDAVNGVALGNPNNGRFEIYTTSNAGETWTAIPAANAPQPQGLEDLVTGVPVVAQAGNSIWVATDEGRMLRSTDRGLTWAVSSTGLTYPANMAFRDALNGLALDEDGSYVRTTDGGATWAALNPTGSVRRIGLDNVPGTRTYVSTGFGAYGPGSSYSTDDGQTWVTLESTINHALVDFVSPSVGWSAGLLVDADGEVAGGNGMNKYTGITLATNAALASRLGISAFPNPAPDGRFVVRASGLKAATPARVLDGLGRTVRTETWTSPALAPLSLDLSQQPVGVYVLELSTPEGLVRQKLVVR
- a CDS encoding T9SS type A sorting domain-containing protein: MGATAQAQWATQPISFANPAASPALIEAVSPTVVWTIGYDFTDEDSNLVAVSTNGGVSWSTSTVTGVDNTSEFVSSLAAISNTTAWVTVVGNRADGRVMKTTDGGQTWVRQTTAAQFGSINSYPSIIHFFNANDGVVIGDPTTDGGPFEMYTTSNGGATWTAVATPPVSDSREDTYDDAYAMVGNTIWCGTFQGRILRSTDKGLTWTAPVPSGLDAVRNIAFRDAQNGLAIFLDEDTGERQLSRTTDGGLTWARVNYTGTMPGFGLDNVPGTNQYVSTGLDLGDGIKGTAYTRDNGQSWVTIESTNNNLYVDFVSPTAGWTGGLNIMTGAGQGMRRFTSSVLGAKQATTEQLGYSVYPNPSADGRFEVRAKEPRTGAMLRVSDALGREVARRPLTGNGTAPVTLDLSQYQAGVYTLEISSAAGTAHQKLVVK
- a CDS encoding T9SS type A sorting domain-containing protein, coding for MKKTLLGITFLLGLGLQGYSQGTPAITSFTAQNSNLPADFRIVGIQAIDANTAWGLAGTLNPAGTSIDANTYLRTTNGGTAWQGGLIAPAGFTGYTAGNLYAVNSTTAWAAMFDGTNGGGLIAKTSDGGATWVAQTNPAAGQFAAPDGFGNFVYFFDANNGVCMGDPNRQGTSSIKFFEIYTTTNGGTTWVRTPRANGLASNTSEYGVVNQYTVVGNTIWFTSLYDPTSITSPSRVFKSTDRGLNWTSVNSNISNRVSGVTFATANNGLIWNNENLSVTTNGGTSWTTQTYSTPFRDSDVKAIPGSNTYVAVGLDARVATPSAADIGTSISRDNGATWTTIDNRAQYLSVSFASGTVGWAGGFSAPAGGGGIGKYTGTNILSNRNAELQKALAVYPNPSTTGVFTVQLASGLKTGATVRVFDVVGRQVAAQTLNATAVAAKSTTVDLSSEKAGIYTLELRTDAGVAQQKLVVE
- a CDS encoding VWA domain-containing protein is translated as MLNWAYSVSWKEVAALSIFFALYLGFFFRTRRLAAPLNQKGWRLGWKLTLRFLYMGLLGMALLGPAYGLTRQPVRTTGKDVWLLVDLSRSMDAPDIAPTRLQKAKAELAQLASRFQADRIGLIVFAAEAYVQCPLTYDQSALQLFLSTLQTNLVPAGTTDLTPPLELVLARLNKLPATSPRATALVLVSDGEDFGENLEPTLRLLARSGARLFALGVGTLDGSRLPREKGGFVRDARGRDAVSRLSPTPLQRLAEQTGGRYFELSDRRDEFPLLVNALNRLEGQTEQVRTVSVADNRYRYPLALALALMALDILLTVRVIKL